AAAATTTCCTAGTGATTCTATAATCTAAGTTCaagtggaaagaaaacataAGATACAAAAGTTTTATTTACTTCTATTTCATATACTTTATTTGCtcaacacagagcagctggtTTCTGTTAAAtaccttccttctttttttttctttctttactttcTTAAATCTCCTGACATCAGGATAACTTCAAGTTCCATTTCTCCTCTGAGAATGGATTAAACTGCATGGATACATGTAGCTTCAGGTAATGACAACATTCCCAGGTAGCTAAAGAACTGTTTCAAAGGCTGAAGTAATAAAGTGCTCATCACATCCACAGGGAGTGTGGCAGGGCCTAATGGGAGGAAATTGCAGCACAGGAGATTTAGGTGAGGCACAAGGGAAAATGTTCTGGCTGTAAGGAGAGCTAAAGCAGTAGAACAAATTGCCTTGGAGGGTGTGCAACCTCCATTTTCTGGTGGTTTCTTAGGACAGGTGAGGCAGACACTCTCCAGCTGAGTTTAAAGACAACCTTGAGCTTCACTGGGCAGGGGACAAATTCCCATTTATTCAAGTCCCTGAATACTTTATTAATAACCATgagaaatgcaaaattctgcagtattttctgtcctctgagccctgctgggcccttGCCAACAAGGTGAAAGCTGGATTCACACTTGATCAGCAAAACTGTCCACTACAAACTCCAACCTGTCCTTTGTGCAAGCAACTTAGATCTACACAAACCTCCTTGATGttcttttaaagacaaaaaaaaaaaagcagacttTTCCAGCTCAACACTCAGTTATTCAGAGGAAATGAACATTGTTTTATGCTAAACAAGTCTAAATGTATGAATTGTTGCACATCTTTAAAAAACCAGCCTGGCAATCCCCATTCCAtctcccacacagccctgcccagcaccccaGCATCATCCTCCTtggccagcctggctccagccaggagatccagcagggatggttccaggggagctcagggaggGCTTCAGGTGCTTCAAGGACTGGCACGCTGCATTCTGGCCAAGCACTGCAGAACCAGCCCTCTTGACAGCCCTGGCTTGCGAggcaagaggaaaaagaggTTCCCTTCCTCTGGGAACTGTTCCGTGGCTCTGAACACAATTTGTGAGAGGTTTCCAACTGTTCCTTGTCCCACAGAGACAGCAGATGCCAGATGGGCTCAGAAGCGAAGCgaggagcacagcaggacaACTTTGAAGGGGTAATAAAGCAGCTGCTGTcgagtgctggcagcaggaggttGGTAACAAAAAGACTTTTTTGGGTTCTCAGGAGGGCAGTAACTCAGGGAAGGTACCTGGTGCCTTTGAGATGCCAGGAGTTTCCAAAACACCTGCACTGGTGGGACACActcctggaggagcagctgcaaagggaggctgcccctgcctgcctgaAACGGCACTACTGATAAGATTTTGGCCAATGAACCCCACCCAAGGCCTTGGTTCTGATGGCAATTCCTCAAATCTGCTCCCCTAACAGCCCCAGCTAATGCTGATCCTAAGGAATCCCCTAAGAGCTGTCCAGCTCCAGGGACATTTGGGGCAGCCTCATGAACCAGGCTCTGCTTCACCCCTGCAGGCAGAGGAATAATCTTAGCAGGCAAGTGGGAATTTCTTCCCTCTCAAGTCCTTCATGGTGAATTAAGTTTTGGAATCCCATCCCCGCTGGTCACTTTGCCAAATCAACGCTCTCCTCCTATTTCAGAGGGGGCCAGGGCCGTTTTTGTGACTCTCCTAAATTACTTTGTTCTGCCATGAATACATTTGCTGCTTGatgttcttttaaaatgaaaatggatATGAAAATTTACTCTAAAATGTACCTTGCTCATAAAACTTTTATTAAGTATTATTAGTGCTTAAGAGAAAGATTTAAGGTATTTGTGAAGCCAGGCTACAGGGTCTCTATATTAAAGGCAGGCTTAGGTAAAGGACTGATTTATGCTGAGGAAAGGGACAGGTTGTTCCCTTCTCCACTGCTTTTCAAGCCCTCATTAAGGGCATTTCACTGGGAAGAAGCTCTTGGTGCTTATGGGATTTGAGATGCACAGATCCCACTGGAACAGGGGATAGGGGATGTTCCCCCTGTTCAGGCAGCCTCACTTCAGAGGGTTTCCTATTACAGCCATCTTCCCTTTGTGGAAAACTTACATggaataaggggaaaaaaagaccaGCTAGCAAATCAGAACGTGGCCCCAAATGGAAAAATCCTGCTTGACCTTACCACTGGTCAACTTGGGTTGGAAccctggtttgggctggaagtgATGTAAAGATCACCTCATCCCaccccctgctgtgtgcaggaaCACGTTCCACTGTCCCAaactgctccaaaccctgtcccactggccttggacacttcctgggatggggcagccacagctgctctgggcaaactgggccagggcctcaccacccacACAGAAATTCATTTACTCCCAATATCTAATCTCATCTAAACCTACTCTTTCAGGTTAAAACCATcacctcttgtcctgtcactccaggccatTGTCCCAAGTCCCTTTCCAGCTGTCCTtgagcccctttaggccctggaaggaGCTCTAAGatccccccagagccttctcttctccatccccagctctcccagcctctctTCTACCCCACATCACTAAAAACCTCAGATCTTCCCATCTACACACAGCCATGGAAAGGGACTGAGGCTGAAAAAGTGACAGAACATTATAAATGTCTTGATTTCCATCAATAAAAGTTTCAGGCAGGAGCTGTAAACCCAAGGACTTGTGTTTGAAGCTTATACTAAAATGCCACGCCTAATATATGCAAAGCTTATCCTATTTTCTCAAACAGATCTCAAAAGTACTTCTACTTCCATAAAATAAATTGCTCAAGTGCAAAGGCTTCCCAAGCCATGGACATAATGGCACCAGGCACTCCTCTAAATATTTATATAGTATCATTGCAGCCATTTTCCAAAATCCTTCACAAAGGCATTAAAACATTAAGAGCTGCTCCTAACTCTTACAATGAAACTTTCTATGAATGAATTTTCTTATTATGAAAATTTCCCTTTTCAGTAAAACCCAGAGacctttttctttgctttattCCTACTATAAAAATCATTTAAAGCCCATATAATCAGGGTCACCCAGGTGCATGAAAGATCTTCAGGATCATGTTTGTTATATACATCTTTTCCTGACAACTCTCAGAGGCAGGATTCCCTCTCAGGGTTTCCAAAGCTCTTGAATTTGATGGTTTAGTCATGCCAGAagcttttctcctctctgctttcctctgtcCCACTTTTCTTCTGGACTCTGGGACTGTTGTGACATCTAGGGGGGCTCTGCAGTGAGTTTAGCACTGTCTGACTTTATGGCCTTGGCATTAATATGGAAACGTGCTTGGCATCTAATTAGTGCTTCATTAATATTTGACATCAGGGCCTTTGGCTGCCTCTTCCCTTTGGAAAGCAAACCTTTCCCAGGTAGTGTCATGCCTgaccagcacagggacacaagCTGCAGAAACCTGGTACAATGTCTGATCCCCAGTTGTTTGGTCATTGCTATTTCTTCAGGAACTCCCTATATTTTTAGAAAGACTAAACCaagaagaaagatttttggGGGGTGATGGGGTTAGGAAGAATTCAAAATAAACCAGAAAGATTTCTTACATGAAatagttaaaaaagaaaatggttcATGTGAAACCACACAAAACCAGAGCCACTTAAGGACTGTGAAGTGGATTGAAGAATGTCTATAcattggtttgggggtttttttgtttggtttttttttttttttttattttacaaccAGTTCTTCAAGGCTTGCAGCTCAAAATCCCTGTGTCAGATGCCAGAGAAACAATTCAGAATTGGTTTTTTTGAAGGAATACCTATCAAAGCTGGGCCTGATCATCTCCCTGCTTCTGCTCTTTTTCCATACTCCAGGTACTCCAGTAACTCTGATCCCAATCATACCGGCACAAAATATTCCCCAGCAATTCATCTGagatctaaaatattttcacagtaTTTCATTGTGAATGAGAAGGTCACCTGGATATTACCAACTCCTAACCACACAAAAAATCCAACACATGAGgtaaaaatttcagtttttaaacacttttttctACAGATGCTTCATATCATACGTGCATATGTACATCAACAACACAATAAAAATTCCAGGGGAAGAATTTTTAAACATACAAGAATTTGGCAAAAACCTGAAAATTCTCCAAAGCACATTGTGCAATATTTGATTTTGATTTCTTGGATTGCTATGAATGAGTCCAGAAAGAGAAATACCTTTGACTCACACTGAAATACTACCCAAAAAACTCCTTGTTTTCATGTAGAGACCCAGTGCAGAACtgggcatttatttcagagcactTGCAGCCTTTCTTTATGCAGTGTGAATCTTAAACAGCAAAAAGAATGCTAAGGTGAGAAATGCAAGCGAGGTATTATTTATCTCACCCACCTCTGCAAAGCAGCTcttaaaaaataagttttataTGGTGTAAATTACTGCACAAACCTTAACACAGCAGAATCACATCCAGGCAATCTCTGGACCTAATTCCCTCTTTCTCACTTAATCTGGGCTCGATGACAAGTAAATCCACTGCAGCACAATGAGTTACATCAGAAAGCGGCCTGAGATGAAAATCAAGTTGTGTGAATCATCTGGGAATATTTTGCCCTTCCACAGCTCATCAAGGAGCTTCACAACCTGAACATCCACTGCtctcaaacacagaaaaatcctttcacaCTCCTGAAGCAATAAAGGGAACCAAACAACACAAACAAGGAGCAATTTAAGCCCTTACCCAGATTATGACCCAAAATTAACCTATTAGAAAGAGTTGTGTGAAAAACACCGTGTCATCAATAACATTTTACACCAGAAGGCCTGGCAGATGGAAAAGTTCAGAACCAGTTTAATCAGCAACGTGCCCGTCTCTCAATTTTATCTTCCCAGGTGCCAACCTACATTCAGGAGGGGTTACACTCGttcaaacacacacagcttAATGATCAACCCATGCTCTGCCTCTCCTAAAATGAAGAGGAGTATAAATAGATCAAGCTCTGCAACCCAGAGCAGCCACGGAGCACGAGCTGTCACTGGAAAAGCCTCTGCATCCTGAGCAAagagagccaggagcaggaatgatGAAGATCATTGCAGTTTTACTGTTCCTGGCCCCGCtggctctcccagctccagctgacaaggATTTTTATTCCGTGGGTTCTGCCGCATCTCCCGAAACGAAATCGCGATTTGCGATGTTGGACGACGTCCGAATCTTGGCCAACGGGCTCCTCCAGCTGGGCCATGGCCTCAAAGACTTTGTCCACAAGACTAAGGGGCAGATCAATGACATCTTTCAGAAGCTCTACATCTTTGACAGGTCCTTTTACGAGCTCTCCCTGCAAACCAGCGaaatcaaggaggaagaggaacagCTCCGGCAAACCACGGCCAGGCTGCAAATCAACAACGAGGAGATAAAGAACCTCTCACAGGAGATGAACCTCAAGATTGAAGACCTCATCCAAAACAAaatccagctgcaggagcaagTGTGGGGACTGGAGGACAAGGTCACCAAACTGGCCATTTCCCAGCCTTCGGTGCAAGAGACAAAAGAAATTTCTTCACTCAAAGTAAGTGACTTGTGAAAGGCCCTGACACACTGAGCCAAAATACACTGCAATGCCATCACCAGAAATTGTGCAATAGAAGCTCATGCTTCCCCTTGCTCCTCACTGCAGTACTTGTCTGATTTTTTGAGGAAGAAATCACTGtaataacttaaaaaaaatcactgcctTACTCTGACACAGCGTTAATTTTGCAGTAAAATTCCCCAGAGAAATCAgtgaaaaaatgtgaaaatataaaGCTCTGTATTATTTTCAGTATTGATTTGCAAATTGATTTTAAGGAATTTTGTCATCATAATGATAAAAAAGTTTTGCAATCTGGAAAATTATGAGACTCCCAAGCCCATGGGTTTGTACATCACCAGCTCATCCCAAATCAATGCAGTGGGAACTGCCTGCCCAGTGCAGAAACAGGCAGCTTAAACATTTAAGAGAGGGATATTTATAGCACCTGTAGGACCTCCAGAACCAAAGAACCCTACaggtaataataaaattaattatgttAATCATGCAAGCAGTTAGGTGGGTATAAGGTTTTTtatagaaaaggaaatattaacTGTATTTTGCAGGAGTATAAAAAGGCCAAACAATTTGTATGGGAACATACTGGATGTTTGTGTCAAAGCAGAAAGATGAATCCTGATCTCTCAAATCCCAAGCTGATACCCTTaatgctgggttttttccccttttttaatCTAGTTTGAATCAAGGGCTGATTCCACAGAACATAATTGTTCTGGATgtaaaatggaaaggaaaagagcaattttaaaaaggagTCTACAAAGCTGCCAATAGTTTCTCTCCATAAAATGGGTGTTCGCTCCAGAAGCAAAGCATTTTGTCATTTTAGAGGCAAAGCATGCAAACCTCTGGAGCCggactttgatgatccttgtgggtcccttccagctagGGACATTCTAGGATTCtctggaaagggaagggaataTTCAGTGGTTTGTGCCTCTCAGAACTGGCCCAAGGACGAGAGTTACAGAGGCAGCACCATTGCTGAAGGTCTTCTGCTGCTCCTAACCCTCCTCcatcctcccctccctgccctcaggcTTTTGTGGAGCAGCAGGACAACGACATCAAGCAGCTCCTGAGGATCGTGGAGGACCAGCACGAGCAGCTGGACAGGCAGCACAACCAGATCATGGAGCTGGAGGACAAGGTACAGGAGCCAGCCTGCTTCTCCTTGCATCTCTCTGacactgagggagctgaggtCCCACCCTGGGGTCAGGCACCCCTTGTTGAGTTTGGGGTGCAGAGGAAGGTGGCACCATTCTGAGGTACCTGTtctgggcaggagctgtggccaaCAACAGCTGTGAGACCTTGTCTCTCAACACCAGGCTGCTGCATTCCTGACTgctcatttgggttttttttcctcttattatCTATCACATTATTGCCCCTCCATTGGTCTGGAAGTCTCATTGCTCTCTACCTCTTTCTTAATTTCCAAAATCCACTCCCAGAGTGGAAGTCCAACATGTATCACTGTAATACAGTACAACCAGCATGATCAGGTttaatttattctgagaggaaaatgcatttcagcCTGAGGAACTGTGGGTTCTGTCCTCCTCAGCTGTTGGCATTATTTGTCTAAGTGATGTCACCTGAGGAAATAAGCTAATCTGTTTGCCCattcattattattataaataagtTAAATCAGCTTGCCCATTAAGGCGCACCACAAGAGAAGGGGCCATTTCCTCCCTCCATGAATCCTaccctgccacagctggcaATCCCACACCTAAAATCCACCAGCATGGAGCTGCAGTTGTTTTTATGTGGTAAATTGGGTATTCCACAGGGTTACACTCtcaagaaaaattattctctgCATGACACTGTCTTGATCCATGCACCTCATCATTCCAGAGCCTTGGGAAGTTAACAGTGTCATTGTGGCTCTTCCAGCTAAACCACATcgagctcctggagctgctggagaattccttcctggaggagcagcaggaggcagagcccaTCCCCTCTGCTGTGCACAGGCCCACGGCTGGGACATACAGAGCTGATGGTGAGACCCCATCTGAGACTGCCTGCAGCGTGTGCTGATTCCCACCAcccctgggacagccctgggttGCTCTGTAAGAGCCAAAGACTAAAAGGAGAAGATTTTTATGTTATGCACTGGGCTGTGGGAAGGAATTAGACTTCCTTCTTTGGAAAAAATGTCATTATCTATTTAGGCCCACTCCAGCTGTGCttgtctctggggtgacacacagGAACAATGTCCAAGAATGCAGTAACAGGATCCATTCTCCTCTTGTAAACATGCTGTGACCATGCTTTTACCCATGTCTCTCTTGTGGAGCCTGAGCAGAGAACTCATTTACTCCACATTGGCTAATTACAAGATTTAGGAGTCTTTTCTTTGAAGTTGAAAGGCACTGATGAAGTGTAGCAGTGAGTATGGTATTTACTAGGAGCTTTACAAGGGGTAGGAAAGCCCATTTGCCAGAGTCTAGTCTTAGGCCTTAGAAActtcccaaaatcctccaaACTGCCTAACTTAAAAACCACAACCTATGCACACCTTGGCAGCTGCACTACTATGCCCAAAGCAGTCTGTCCATTCCATGATGTTTATTGTAAAACAGAATTACCAGTATGatcattcccattttttcctttatctctcAGCTCAGCACATCCCAACCAGGATTTCTAACAGGCTGTTTGCTCCCCAGGTTCTGCTGCTGACTGCACTGCCCTCTACCACACTGGGGTGCAGACCAGTGGGGTCTACACTATTCAGCCCAATGGCTCAGAAGCTTTCAATGTCTACTGTGAAACAAAATTTGGTAAGAGCTGTGCCAGCAACAGTCTAATTTTCACACAAGTATCTTCCTCTAAGCCAAACAACTTTGTCTCCTCCCAAAGTACACAAAAACTTATGACTCATGAATCTTCTTGATTTCTCTTCATGGCCTGTCTGCTCTAAGTTAGGTTTCCCATATCCTGCAATCTCTTATTACTGCTCCCATTCTTTACTCCCCTCTTGTTTATACTGAGGAAATGACATTCAATCATGTGACATAAATTAAGGATATCCAAATTCCAAGCCCCTTTAGCTGTAGGCAATGAAAATGATCATTATAAAACCCATTACAGGACAACCATGAATGCATTtcccaaagaaaagcaaacagcaaacaatttgcttttaaaaaagtaacATTTTGTTCATTAACAGGCTGTGCTTTAGActgagctgtgccaaactgAACCCAGAGAAGTGAGTCCTGGGATGGGATTCCTGTGCCATGTTTGGGtggctcagcagccaggaacACAACTGCCATGTCACCTTCCTAAGGAACCCAAATTTGTTCCTTTTGCCAGGCACAGCTTGGCCAGTTCCCTCATTCCCTGGTTGCTctgcacccccagagctgctctgtgcctgccccCCGTCCCTTCCATGCCCTCAGAGAGCTGGGGAGCGCGTGGGGGCACCCCACGTGTTTGggtgagcacacacagctcccagggctgccctctgcccaaagctgctctgctgccattgctgcagcagctgcactgagggTGTCATGACCTGGCTCAGGGAagcccctcctggagctgcagctggacacagccccagcactcagccctgccctgccagcagccagccacTATCAGCAGGCTGACCCTCTGAGCCACTGTCTGGGGCTCTTATCTCTTCTTTATCAGTTTCTCTGTCTCTCAGCCCTCATAAACAAGTGAAACCCAGTTGAGGCAGCCTGACAGAATAATTCTGTGAGAGGAGGCACCCCGGGTGTGGCCAAGGACACCTGAGGGGgccctgggctctctccagtTGGGCTCATTTGAATTCCTTTCATCAAGACCTCAATTAACTCTCAAAATGGGAGCAACCCAGAGCAcactcagggacagggaatGAGGCCAAGGCCCAGCTGTGACTTAATTCCCTTTTCACAGGCACATCCTGGACTGTAATCCAGAAGAGAGTGGACGGATCGCTGGACTTCAACCAAACTTGGGATGCCTACACAAATGGTTTTGGTGACCTCAATGgtaaatattcctttttttgtgtgtacCAATTGATTTGAGAAGCTGGATATTCTTATGGAAAGGAAAGCAGACTAAACCTGCAAATAACAGCTGACTGATTTATTGGAAATAGCAGGAAGTGCTTACTAGAACACATAGCTTGTGAAATTCTCAAAGACATCCCTTCAAATGTGTGTTGAGAAACTGAATCAAGGACAGAATGCTTTAAACACTATTTCACCAAGATTTTACTACTTATAAAAGCATCTCCCAAAGCATTTCAAATACACACAAAGGCAGACCCTCATGAAGCTGCTGTCACTACTTTCTCTGAGCCTTCCTGCAATCCTGTTACCCTGAAAACCACATCAATTTTTGCAGCCTCAGGAGAGCCCaaggctgtgtgtgctccccTGAGCAAACACCTCAGGCTTCTCCAGAGTGGCCAATCCCCTCCATGGCTGGATAGGGTGAGGAAACACCCACGTTCCCCTGTTAATCATCAACTCCAAAGAatttgtagtaccaagtgctgCCCAACAGCCTCCTCATCCAGAATCTTCTCCGTGTTTTTCTCACATGAGATGAGTGATCTCTTGTTTGGGAAACAGTCTGACTTTTTAAGCATAGCACAGATCTAAACCTCACCCAGGTGAGCAGCAATATTGacttatttccatttcttttataATAAAGAGCTGCTGGATCTCAACCTTCCCCTCAGCTCTGGGATAGAAGTTCCCAGCTGTAAAGTTTATCTGATCCCGCTGGATGCTTTAGTGGCTCCTTGATTGGTCTCCTAATTCCCAAATACTGCaccaaaaagcagcaaaatgttTTCAGTGTTGGATTTTACAGAGAATTTCACTGCTCTCAGCCATGTCCTATGCAGTGCTCTTCTGAGGAGATAAAATAAACCAGGTTACAGCTCCTAACCTGGAAATTAGGGAGTATTTTCTTCAAGCATCTTGTGCTCTATGGCTTTAAATGCCAGCTGGGTGCA
This DNA window, taken from Melospiza georgiana isolate bMelGeo1 chromosome 9, bMelGeo1.pri, whole genome shotgun sequence, encodes the following:
- the ANGPTL3 gene encoding angiopoietin-related protein 3 isoform X2, producing the protein MKIIAVLLFLAPLALPAPADKDFYSVGSAASPETKSRFAMLDDVRILANGLLQLGHGLKDFVHKTKGQINDIFQKLYIFDRSFYELSLQTSEIKEEEEQLRQTTARLQINNEEIKNLSQEMNLKIEDLIQNKIQLQEQVWGLEDKVTKLAISQPSVQETKEISSLKAFVEQQDNDIKQLLRIVEDQHEQLDRQHNQIMELEDKLNHIELLELLENSFLEEQQEAEPIPSAVHRPTAGTYRADGSAADCTALYHTGVQTSGVYTIQPNGSEAFNVYCETKFGTSWTVIQKRVDGSLDFNQTWDAYTNGFGDLNEEFWLGLKKIYSITQQGNYLLRIELQDWRGNRRHIEYSFSLGGPSTNFTLQLARTSGSIPNALPEHARLRFSIGDTAGGPSCPQSHPGGWWHSECEETNLNGNYVTPRSRGRLDRGKGLYWKPKKGRYYLLKSTKIMIHPTDLKSFD
- the ANGPTL3 gene encoding angiopoietin-related protein 3 isoform X1, which translates into the protein MKIIAVLLFLAPLALPAPADKDFYSVGSAASPETKSRFAMLDDVRILANGLLQLGHGLKDFVHKTKGQINDIFQKLYIFDRSFYELSLQTSEIKEEEEQLRQTTARLQINNEEIKNLSQEMNLKIEDLIQNKIQLQEQVWGLEDKVTKLAISQPSVQETKEISSLKAFVEQQDNDIKQLLRIVEDQHEQLDRQHNQIMELEDKLNHIELLELLENSFLEEQQEAEPIPSAVHRPTAGTYRADGSAADCTALYHTGVQTSGVYTIQPNGSEAFNVYCETKFGTSWTVIQKRVDGSLDFNQTWDAYTNGFGDLNEEFWLGLKKIYSITQQGNYLLRIELQDWRGNRRHIEYSFSLGGPSTNFTLQLARTSGSIPNALPEHARLRFSIGDTELFTLPRLTCPCFSSGGWWHSECEETNLNGNYVTPRSRGRLDRGKGLYWKPKKGRYYLLKSTKIMIHPTDLKSFD